In Archocentrus centrarchus isolate MPI-CPG fArcCen1 chromosome 21, fArcCen1, whole genome shotgun sequence, the following are encoded in one genomic region:
- the LOC115801121 gene encoding rho GTPase-activating protein 20-like, translated as MGQNRSDSLTGESKALPDSKKKMKTLAQRRQSAPSLVISKALTRSRSTSRESCLTPVSPESCPLVQAFLAECPGRLFLGHAQTQLKTGLQTQERHLFLFTDALLVAKAKSPTHFKVKAQVRVCEMWTANCMEEVCEGSTNPERSFVMGWPTCNCVATFSSEETKDKWLALINSRISEGKEKDDPKTIPLKIFAKDIGNCAYAKTLAVSNADSTTEVIRMALLQFGISGCVKDHRLWVSSSKDDPPYPLIGHEFPFSIKMSHIRDGGSNSGGLGGGIGRDVLSPTDCPGVLLLDQCLPPDTQCQFILKPNKAVLGQTQLIEPAQQKSFKRKRSLINWPFWRGSSTQLDGVPLSPTLLSTAHGRLFGRSLSSICSPENGLPKPVMDMLAFLYLEGPYTRGVFRRSAGAKACRELRDRLDSGSEDPEITHQSVFVIAAVLKDFLRNIPGSILCVDLYDQWMEVIEGEGGEERIPAVQRLLHLLPSENLLLLRHVIAILHCIQGNADDNQMNAFNLSVCIAPSMLWAPAPSTPEMEGEATKKVCELVRFLIENCSTLLGDTASLFRAFSQKSSSSDHGSDVSSFQMNDSSYDSLENELNDDPESPFQEQLPLRDKDKPDSCSRDSVITLSDGDPDPDPDSDLLLQLPPLARPSRFSPAVRQPRTRHANGSSQGLRRLRRSSEPALALASTPTSSVLMAHADNRHPSVRKASYDAAMEGEGEEEDEVFLEQGLNELQLKEEGEDGCEKRGPKIQNGGRRKMKHAPPPPLRLDASCSSLSSPATSPTGSSLSSLDSAFSQYSTDYTTNVAVPLSEPLPLSPLFPGRPQQSSRGSPPQREAPHHWLQSTQPPRTSQTTSHSHGLHPNIWLKKERCLTLRQPDSGRTEEDLPVVNGKSYSSSNGFSVSAQEAVVKNQNCKHRSSSPPSYQQALLQLQHSHSPFYSGTEKPLTVKDLRQLHDQTSPNKLKPNTGTEVTQTLAESGYVQPPKGVFFGQSATTLVLHRQKSHSLIPATEGHRGTKTLPRRASEPAKVTVNSNPSTSLTLDRLRASKTRPQDGSLRVSDVEHNHTKPRGFLSPSATRAVRDYFSSQGQEDADACLQRSHEVALAIVQGKKEWQNRRCSDPRLEDFEQLFFAEESYV; from the exons ATGGGACAGAACAGGTCCGACTCTCTGACAGGAGAGAGCAAGGCGCTTCCCGACAGCAAAAAG AAGATGAAGACCCTGGCGCAGAGACGACAGTCTGCTCCTTCACTGGTCATCAGCAAAGCCCTCACCAGATCAAGGAGCACGTCCAg GGAAAGCTGCTTGACGCCAGTGAGCCCGGAGTCTTGTCCCCTTGTCCAGGCCTTCCTGGCTGAGTGTCCAGGCCGCCTATTCCTGGGTCATGCCCAAACACAGCTAAAGACTGGCCTGCAGACCCAGGAGAGACACCTTTTCCTCTTCACCGACGCACTCCTCGTCGCTAAGGCCAA GTCTCCTACTCATTTCAAAGTAAAGGCTCAGGTCCGAGTATGTGAGATGTGGACAGCTAACTGCATGGAGGAAGTGTGTGAAGGAAGCACAAACCCTGAGAGGAGCTTCGTTATGGGCTGGCCCACCTGCAACTGTGTGGCCACCTTCAG CTCTGAAGAGACCAAGGACAAGTGGCTGGCGCTCATCAACAG TCGCAtaagtgaggggaaagagaaggatGACCCTAAgaccattcctctgaaaatctTTGCAAAGGATATTGGAAACTGTGCATAC GCCAAGACACTTGCGGTCAGCAACGCTGACAGCACCACTGAAGTCATCCGCATGGCTCTGCTGCAGTTTGGCATATCA GGTTGCGTTAAAGACCACCGGTTGTGGGTGAGTTCCAGTAAGGACGACCCTCCATATCCACTCATTG GCCACGAGTTTCCCTTCAGCATTAAGATGAGCCACATTCGAGACGGTGGGAGCAACAGTGGAGGACTTGGAGGAGGAATAGGGAGGGATGTGCTGAGTCCCACAGACTGCCCAGGGGTCCTGCTCCTGGACCAGTGTCTCCCTCCAGACACACAGTGCCAGTTTATACTGAAACCCAACAAGGCTGTCCTTGGACAGACTCAACTTATAG AGCCTGCTCAGCAGAAGTCTTTCAAGAGAAAGAGATCTCTGATCAATTGGCCTTTCTGGAGAGGTTCAAGCACACAGCTGGACGGCGTCCCCCTGTCCCCAACCTTGCTCTCCACCGCTCACGGTCGGCTGTTCGGACGATCCTTGAGCTCCATCTGCTCTCCAGAAAACGGCCTGCCTAAACCTGTCATG GACATGTTGGCGTTTCTGTACCTGGAGGGGCCATACACGAGAGGCGTCTTCAGGCGGTCAGCTGGAGCAAAAGCCTGCCGGGAGCTTCGAGACAGACTGGACAGTGGGAGCGAGGACCCGGAGATCACACACCAGTCTGTGTTCGTCATTGCTGCCGTCCTCAAG GACTTCCTGCGAAATATCCCAGGCAGCATACTGTGTGTGGATCTGTATGACCAGTGGATGGAAGTGATAGAAGgggaaggaggagaggagaggatacCGGCTGTCCAGAG GTTGCTCCACCTCCTGCCCAGTGAGAATCTACTTCTGCTGCGACATGTAATCGCCATACTCCACTGTATACAAGGCAACGCCGACGACAACCAGATGAACGCCTtcaatctgtctgtctgtattgCTCCCAGCATGCTTTGGGCTCCAGCGCCAAGCACCCCTGAAATGGAGGGGGAGGCCACAAAAAAG GTTTGTGAGCTTGTTCGCTTCCTCATTGAGAACTGCAGCACCCTCCTGGGGGACACGGCATCGCTCTTCAGAGCCTTCAGccagaagagcagcagcagcgacCATGGATCCG ATGTGTCATCCTTCCAGATGAACGACTCGTCTTATGACAGTCTGGAGAATGAGCTGAACGATGATCCCGAGTCCCCCTTCCAGGAACAGCTTCCACTTCGCGACAAAGACAAGCCGGACAGCTGCAGCCGTGACTCCGTCATCACGCTCAGTGATGGCGACCCTGATCCTGACCCTGATTCTGACCTTCTGCTGCAGCTCCCACCTCTGGCCAGGCCCAGTCGGTTCAGCCCTGCAGTTCGACAGCCTCGCACGCGCCACGCCAACGGCTCGTCACAGGGTCTTAGAAGACTGAGGAGGAGTTCAGAACCTGCCTTAGCCTTGGCAAGCACACCGACTTCAAGCGTGCTGATGGCTCACGCTGATAACCGCCACCCGTCAGTAAGGAAGGCGAGCTATGATGCTGCCATGGAAGGGGaaggggaggaagaggatgaggtttTTCTTGAGCAGGGGCTCAatgagctgcagctgaaagaggagggagaggatggGTGTGAGAAGAGAGGACCCAAAATCCAGAATGGCGGGAGGAGAAAGATGAAGCATGCCCCTCCACCACCATTGCGATTGGACGCCAGTTGTTCTAGTCTGTCTTCACCGGCAACTTCACCGACCGGCTCCTCCCTCAGCTCTTTAGACTCTGCCTTCTCACAGTACTCCACTGACTATACCACAAATGTGGCAGTTCCATTAAGTGAaccccttcctctctctcctctttttcctgGACGCCCACAGCAGTCCTCCAGGGGCTCCCCACCTCAGAGAGAAGCTCCGCATCATTGGCTGCAGTCCACCCAGCCCCCTCGAACCAGTCAAACCACTTCTCACTCTCACGGCCTCCACCCTAACATATGGCTTAAAAAGGAACGGTGCCTGACACTAAGGCAGCCTGACAGTGGACGCACAGAGGAGGACTTGCCCGTGGTAAACGGGAAATCCTACTCAAGCAGTAATGGCTTCTCTGTCAGTGCCCAGGAGGCAGTGGTGAAAAATCAGAACTGCAAACATAGATCCAGCAGCCCTCCATCTTACCAGCAGGCTCTACTGCAACTGCAGCATAGCCACTCTCCTTTTTACAGCGGGACAGAGAAGCCTCTGACAGTCAAAGATCTGAGACAGCTCCATGACCAGACCTCTCCTAACAAACTCAAACCAAACACAGGAACTGAGGTCACGCAGACACTGGCTGAAAGTGGGTATGTGCAGCCCCCAAAGGGTGTTTTCTTTGGACAGAGTGCCACCACTCTGGTGCTCCACAGACAAAAGTCCCACTCTCTAATTCCAGCCACGGAAGGCCACAGAGGGACGAAGACCCTTCCCCGCCGAGCATCTGAACCTGCTAAGGTCACTGTGAACTCTAACCCCTCCACCAGCCTTACCTTGGACAGACTTCGTGCTTCCAAAACACGGCCCCAAGATGGCAGCTTGAGAGTGTCAGACGTGGAGCACAACCACACCAAGCCACGCGGCTTCCTGTCGCCTTCTGCCACCAGGGCTGTAAGGGACTACTTTTCCTCGCAGGGTCAGGAGGATGCGGATGCCTGCCTGCAGAGGAGTCATGAGGTTGCGCTAGCAATTGTGCAGGGTAAGAAGGAGTGGCAGAACAGACGGTGCAGTGACCCACGGCTGGAGGACTTTGAACAACTTTTTTTTGCAGAAGAATCATATGTGTAA